A genome region from Sphingobium sp. WTD-1 includes the following:
- a CDS encoding chloride channel protein, with protein MSRPGQRWNRRRARALLRHSGPTSLLFRRRLALIGGAVLVGLAALAFAWAADEATEAFHRLATANRWLPLLLTPLGFAALAWITRSVAPFAGGSGIPQVIAATQLPEKVGRCLVDLRMALLKVVLTIAGLLVGASVGREGPTVQISAAILARVHALLNVPLRASVMVAGGAAGVAAAFNTPLAGIAFAIEELASAYEQRMTLLVITAVIISGMVSLGVAGDYVYFGAVAAHLPLQSAVPIALLAGLLGGMSGGLFARLALDAATARNRMTDWMRAHPVLFAGGCGLLVAAIGVATGLTWGTSYAPARTMIAGGDQPLWFAPAKFLSTLATSVSGIPGGIFAPSLATGAGFGNLLRWIFPGEPASAVVLLGMVAYFTGVVRAPLTAVIIISETTGSRGFMLPLLGAALVADASAQIFCRERLYHGLSRNFLERAKAAEANR; from the coding sequence ATGAGCCGCCCCGGCCAGCGCTGGAACCGCCGCCGCGCCCGCGCGCTGCTGCGCCATAGCGGGCCGACATCCTTGCTGTTCCGCCGTCGTCTCGCCCTGATCGGCGGCGCCGTGCTGGTCGGCCTCGCCGCGCTCGCCTTCGCCTGGGCCGCAGACGAAGCGACCGAGGCTTTCCATCGCCTGGCCACCGCCAATCGCTGGCTGCCGCTGCTGCTGACCCCGCTCGGCTTTGCCGCCCTCGCCTGGATCACCCGCAGCGTCGCGCCCTTTGCCGGCGGATCGGGCATCCCGCAGGTGATCGCCGCTACCCAATTGCCGGAAAAGGTCGGCCGCTGCCTGGTTGACCTGCGCATGGCGCTGCTGAAGGTCGTGCTGACCATCGCCGGCCTGCTGGTCGGCGCTTCGGTCGGCCGCGAAGGCCCCACCGTCCAGATTTCCGCCGCCATCCTTGCCCGCGTCCACGCTTTGCTGAACGTGCCGCTGCGCGCGTCCGTCATGGTCGCGGGCGGCGCGGCCGGCGTCGCCGCCGCCTTCAACACGCCGCTCGCCGGCATTGCCTTCGCGATCGAGGAACTGGCCTCCGCCTATGAGCAGCGCATGACCCTGCTGGTCATCACCGCGGTCATCATCTCGGGCATGGTCAGCCTCGGCGTGGCCGGCGACTATGTCTATTTCGGCGCGGTCGCAGCCCATCTACCGCTGCAATCGGCAGTGCCGATCGCGCTACTGGCCGGGCTGCTGGGCGGCATGTCCGGCGGCCTGTTCGCGCGGCTGGCGCTCGATGCCGCCACCGCGCGCAATCGCATGACCGACTGGATGCGGGCCCATCCGGTGCTGTTCGCCGGTGGCTGCGGCCTGCTGGTGGCGGCGATCGGCGTAGCCACCGGCCTCACCTGGGGCACCAGCTATGCCCCGGCCCGCACCATGATCGCGGGCGGCGACCAGCCGCTCTGGTTTGCCCCCGCCAAATTCCTCAGCACCCTCGCCACCAGCGTCTCGGGCATTCCAGGCGGCATCTTCGCCCCCTCGCTCGCCACCGGCGCCGGCTTCGGCAATCTGCTGCGCTGGATTTTCCCCGGCGAACCGGCGAGCGCCGTCGTGCTGCTGGGCATGGTCGCCTATTTTACCGGCGTGGTGCGCGCGCCATTGACCGCCGTCATCATCATTTCGGAAACCACCGGCAGCCGCGGCTTCATGCTGCCATTGCTCGGCGCCGCGCTGGTCGCCGACGCATCGGCGCAGATATTCTGTCGCGAGCGCCTCTATCACGGCCTGTCCCGCAACTTCCTGGAGCGGGCCAAGGCCGCCGAAGCGAACCGCTGA
- a CDS encoding outer membrane beta-barrel protein — MRKPALLLATALALALASSPARADEAYVELTGGLSWNGEGTDAISGIAGGYDVDLDERFFVGVEAVAEKLLVRDTRVAWGIGGRIGVELVRENKLFIGANWQSKDCRECSDAIGIGTGWEHNLTEKLYLKIEYKRLLIGNGEPDANVGILGIGVMF, encoded by the coding sequence ATGCGCAAGCCCGCTCTATTGCTCGCCACCGCCCTGGCCCTGGCCCTGGCCAGCAGTCCAGCGCGCGCCGACGAAGCCTATGTCGAACTGACCGGCGGCCTTAGTTGGAACGGCGAAGGCACCGATGCAATCAGCGGCATCGCCGGCGGCTATGACGTCGATCTGGACGAACGCTTCTTCGTCGGTGTCGAGGCGGTCGCGGAAAAGCTACTGGTGCGCGACACGCGGGTCGCCTGGGGCATTGGCGGCCGTATCGGCGTCGAACTGGTGCGCGAGAACAAGCTGTTCATCGGCGCGAACTGGCAGTCGAAGGATTGTCGCGAATGCAGCGACGCCATCGGCATCGGCACCGGCTGGGAACATAATCTGACTGAAAAACTCTATCTCAAGATCGAGTATAAAAGGCTGCTGATCGGCAATGGCGAACCCGATGCCAATGTCGGCATTCTCGGCATCGGCGTGATGTTCTGA
- a CDS encoding tetratricopeptide repeat protein: MADWIRAATALGIGLSLASVSIEPAFSPATLAALDPVRLARSLCSGPRVGSALARELLIAAAAAQPIAHAPPIPLFDDLTHSRFPLTTANPQARRYFSQGLLLMYGFNHAGAVRSFRMAQRLDPACALCWWGEAVALGPNINAPMDAGDRGAALAAMDRAIILHDQASPMERGLIEAAALRYARDPDADRAALDAAYADAMLALAARFPADDDVALLAAEAAMDTSPWNYWEADRKTPIGRAGAAIRLVETVQARNPAHVQAAHLMIHLLEASDAKRAEAAADRLSADGAPSAAHLVHMPSHIYQVVGRYRDSIRVNIAAARADEAFIRATDDHSLVRYGYYPHNVHFIVASAQMAGDMDGAMREARRLRTILDPATSAAIAWIQAIDAAPYLAMAQFAAPADILALPAPDPRLPYAIAMRHYARAVAFAQQRDQRGFDAEVAAMSVLARSDALAPMIAQGVPAPDLIALATAVARGRLATAQRRYAQAADHYRAAIALEGKIPYQEPAYWYYPVHQSLGAALFLVGRPDDASAAFRQALIQAPNNGWALYGLARAEAAQGHEAEAAAARKALTSAWSGDPDWLRMDRL, translated from the coding sequence ATGGCTGACTGGATAAGGGCAGCGACCGCGCTGGGCATCGGCCTGTCGCTCGCCTCCGTATCGATCGAACCCGCCTTCTCGCCCGCGACGCTTGCCGCGCTTGATCCCGTCCGCCTCGCCCGCAGCCTGTGCAGCGGCCCGCGGGTCGGCTCCGCCCTCGCCCGCGAATTGCTGATCGCGGCCGCCGCCGCCCAGCCGATCGCTCATGCCCCGCCGATCCCGTTGTTCGACGATCTCACCCATTCGCGCTTTCCGCTGACCACCGCCAATCCGCAGGCGCGCCGCTATTTCAGCCAGGGCCTGCTGCTCATGTACGGCTTCAACCATGCCGGCGCGGTCCGCTCCTTCCGGATGGCACAGCGGCTCGATCCGGCCTGCGCGCTCTGCTGGTGGGGCGAGGCGGTGGCGCTCGGCCCCAATATCAATGCACCGATGGATGCCGGCGACCGGGGCGCCGCGCTCGCCGCGATGGACCGGGCGATAATACTGCACGATCAAGCGTCACCGATGGAGCGCGGTCTGATCGAGGCAGCGGCGCTACGCTATGCCCGTGATCCCGATGCCGACCGCGCAGCGCTCGACGCCGCCTATGCCGATGCGATGCTGGCACTTGCCGCGCGCTTCCCGGCCGATGACGATGTCGCCCTGCTGGCCGCCGAGGCGGCGATGGACACCAGCCCGTGGAATTATTGGGAGGCCGACCGCAAGACCCCGATCGGGCGCGCCGGCGCGGCCATCCGCCTGGTCGAAACGGTGCAGGCCCGCAATCCCGCCCATGTCCAGGCGGCGCATCTGATGATCCATCTGCTCGAAGCAAGCGATGCAAAACGCGCCGAAGCTGCCGCCGATCGCCTCTCCGCTGATGGCGCGCCCAGCGCCGCCCATCTCGTCCATATGCCAAGCCACATCTATCAGGTCGTGGGCCGCTATCGCGACTCGATCCGCGTCAACATCGCTGCCGCCCGCGCCGACGAAGCCTTCATCCGCGCCACCGACGACCACAGCCTGGTGCGCTACGGCTATTATCCGCACAATGTCCATTTCATCGTCGCCTCCGCGCAGATGGCGGGCGACATGGACGGCGCGATGCGGGAGGCGCGGCGCCTGCGCACCATCCTCGATCCCGCAACCTCGGCCGCCATCGCCTGGATCCAGGCAATCGACGCCGCCCCCTATCTGGCCATGGCGCAGTTCGCCGCGCCCGCCGACATCCTCGCCCTGCCCGCGCCCGATCCGCGCCTGCCCTATGCCATCGCGATGCGCCATTATGCCCGCGCCGTCGCCTTCGCCCAGCAGCGCGACCAGCGCGGCTTCGATGCGGAGGTCGCAGCGATGAGCGTGCTCGCCCGCTCCGATGCACTGGCCCCGATGATCGCGCAGGGCGTCCCCGCCCCTGACCTGATCGCGCTCGCCACCGCGGTCGCGCGCGGCCGTCTCGCCACCGCCCAGCGCCGCTATGCGCAGGCCGCCGATCATTATCGCGCCGCGATCGCGCTGGAGGGCAAGATACCCTATCAGGAACCGGCCTACTGGTATTATCCGGTGCATCAGTCGCTCGGCGCCGCCCTCTTTCTCGTCGGCCGCCCCGACGATGCCAGCGCCGCCTTCCGCCAGGCCCTGATCCAGGCTCCCAATAATGGCTGGGCGCTTTACGGCCTCGCCCGCGCGGAGGCAGCCCAGGGGCATGAGGCAGAGGCCGCCGCCGCCCGCAAGGCCTTGACCAGCGCCTGGTCCGGCGATCCCGACTGGCTGCGGATGGACCGGCTCTGA
- a CDS encoding adenosine deaminase has product MTNVDQFITGLPKAELHLHIEGTLEPELMFALARRNEVTLPYGSIDEIRQAYDFGNLQDFLNIYYAGTNVLRTPQDFRDLAAAYFDRAAQDNIIHAEIMFDPQAHTSRGVPFAHVIEGLLSAMREAQARHGITSDLIMSFLRHLSEEEAFDTLRAATPWLPQIKAVGLDSSEVGHPPEKFARVFAAAADAGLKLCAHAGEEGPPAYVWEALDLLKVDRIDHGNRALEEDALVDRLVDEQMVLTVCPLSNLKLCVIDDIASHPLDRMLEMGLRATVNSDDPAYFGGYLNDNYRAVTAARNLTREQIALLARNSITGSFLPQQAKDTHLATIDAYLEQAH; this is encoded by the coding sequence ATGACCAACGTCGACCAATTCATCACCGGACTGCCCAAGGCAGAGTTGCACCTCCATATCGAAGGGACGCTGGAGCCCGAACTGATGTTCGCGCTGGCCCGGCGGAACGAAGTGACCTTGCCTTACGGCTCGATCGACGAGATCCGCCAGGCTTATGACTTCGGCAATCTCCAGGATTTCCTGAATATCTATTATGCCGGCACCAATGTGCTGCGCACGCCGCAGGATTTCCGCGATCTCGCCGCCGCCTATTTCGATCGCGCGGCGCAGGACAATATCATCCATGCCGAAATCATGTTCGATCCGCAGGCGCACACATCGCGCGGCGTGCCCTTCGCCCATGTGATCGAGGGACTGCTGTCGGCCATGCGCGAGGCGCAGGCACGCCATGGCATCACCAGCGACCTGATCATGAGCTTCCTGCGCCATCTGAGCGAGGAAGAGGCGTTCGACACGCTGCGCGCCGCTACCCCCTGGCTGCCGCAGATCAAGGCGGTAGGACTGGACTCGTCGGAAGTCGGCCACCCGCCCGAGAAATTCGCCCGCGTCTTCGCGGCTGCGGCCGACGCCGGCCTCAAGCTGTGCGCCCATGCCGGCGAGGAAGGCCCGCCCGCCTATGTCTGGGAAGCGCTCGACCTGCTCAAGGTCGACCGGATCGACCACGGCAATCGCGCGCTGGAGGAAGATGCCCTGGTCGACCGACTGGTGGACGAGCAGATGGTGCTGACCGTCTGCCCGCTCTCCAACCTCAAATTATGCGTGATCGACGATATCGCCAGCCATCCGCTCGACCGGATGCTGGAGATGGGCCTGCGCGCGACGGTCAATTCCGACGATCCGGCCTATTTCGGCGGCTATCTCAACGACAATTATCGCGCCGTCACCGCCGCACGCAACCTGACCCGCGAGCAGATCGCCCTGCTCGCGCGCAACAGCATCACCGGTTCCTTCCTGCCGCAGCAGGCCAAGGACACCCATCTGGCGACCATCGACGCCTATCTCGAACAGGCGCATTGA
- a CDS encoding TIGR03619 family F420-dependent LLM class oxidoreductase — MKINVPLPFDHADLPDEFGTMAAVAEIGRTVEQAGFHAGLVTDHPVPTGRWLDTGGHHAQSPFVMLALLAAHTTTLRLQTGILVLPYRNPFIVARDITTLDAFAGGRVTLSAGAGYLKGEYRALGVDFDQRNELMDEYLRAIRTATSGEEFAFEGTGYQAFGNRIVPGSPQKPGLPLYVGGNAKRAIRRVVDLADGWNPFFTAGGGVNSATTRTAAMENEADLQAGIAYMNDYAAQVGRTKLPEVILGGVNKPGEDLSNQQIVDRIATYAQLGVTACGVTVKGKTRSEWCDNAARIGEEVIAKLL; from the coding sequence ATGAAGATCAACGTCCCCCTGCCCTTCGACCATGCCGACCTCCCGGACGAGTTCGGTACGATGGCGGCGGTCGCGGAAATCGGCCGCACGGTGGAGCAGGCGGGCTTCCACGCCGGCCTCGTCACCGACCATCCCGTGCCCACCGGCCGCTGGCTCGACACGGGCGGGCACCACGCCCAGTCGCCCTTCGTCATGCTCGCCCTGCTCGCCGCCCACACCACGACCCTGCGGCTGCAGACCGGCATCCTCGTCCTGCCCTATCGTAACCCCTTCATCGTCGCGCGCGACATCACCACGCTCGACGCCTTTGCCGGCGGCCGGGTGACGCTCAGCGCGGGTGCGGGCTATCTCAAGGGCGAATATCGCGCGCTCGGCGTGGACTTCGACCAGCGCAACGAACTGATGGACGAATATCTGCGCGCCATCCGTACCGCCACGTCGGGCGAAGAATTCGCCTTCGAAGGCACCGGCTATCAGGCCTTCGGCAACCGCATCGTCCCCGGATCACCGCAAAAGCCCGGCCTGCCCCTCTATGTCGGCGGCAATGCGAAACGCGCCATCCGCCGCGTGGTCGATCTCGCCGACGGCTGGAACCCCTTCTTTACCGCCGGCGGCGGCGTCAACAGCGCCACCACCCGCACCGCCGCGATGGAGAATGAAGCCGATCTTCAGGCCGGCATCGCCTATATGAACGACTATGCCGCGCAGGTCGGCCGCACGAAGCTGCCCGAGGTGATCCTGGGCGGCGTCAACAAGCCGGGCGAGGATCTGTCCAACCAGCAGATCGTCGACCGCATCGCAACCTATGCGCAGTTGGGCGTCACCGCCTGCGGCGTCACGGTCAAGGGCAAGACCCGTTCCGAATGGTGCGATAATGCCGCCCGCATCGGCGAAGAGGTGATTGCCAAGCTGCTCTAA
- a CDS encoding SDR family oxidoreductase has translation MAPDQCRITDQVAIVTGGGAGIGRAIALALAEAGADIIIADIFPERGTEVAARVAEHGRACLALPTDMAQPDQVAAMVDAAQARFGRIDILVNNAGGVSRKAFLDQSQNSWRRHIDLNLVSMLAATSAAVPHIIAGGRGGAIINVSSIEGSRAAPGYAVYAACKAGMNNFTRSMALELADHGIRVNAIAPDFTTTPGTRGNPPGPVDEATWFPVPPAMADATARRIPLQRPGVDRECGQAALFLASPMSSYITGTILPVDGGSWASSGWVRNAAGQWVLVEPHGVSDA, from the coding sequence ATGGCGCCAGACCAATGCCGCATCACCGATCAGGTCGCCATCGTCACCGGCGGCGGCGCGGGCATAGGTCGCGCCATTGCGCTCGCGCTGGCAGAGGCCGGCGCAGATATCATCATTGCCGACATCTTCCCCGAACGCGGAACCGAAGTCGCGGCACGGGTCGCGGAGCATGGCCGCGCCTGCCTCGCCCTCCCGACCGACATGGCCCAGCCCGATCAGGTCGCGGCGATGGTCGATGCGGCCCAGGCCCGCTTTGGCCGGATCGACATCCTCGTCAACAATGCCGGCGGCGTCAGCCGGAAGGCCTTTCTCGACCAGAGCCAGAATAGCTGGCGTCGCCATATCGACCTCAACCTCGTCTCGATGCTCGCCGCCACCTCGGCCGCCGTGCCGCACATTATCGCGGGCGGGCGCGGCGGCGCCATCATCAACGTCTCCAGCATCGAAGGATCGCGCGCCGCACCCGGCTACGCCGTCTATGCCGCCTGCAAGGCGGGGATGAACAACTTCACCCGCAGCATGGCGCTGGAGCTGGCCGACCACGGCATCCGCGTGAACGCGATCGCGCCCGATTTCACCACCACGCCCGGCACACGCGGCAATCCCCCCGGCCCGGTAGACGAAGCCACCTGGTTCCCGGTGCCGCCCGCCATGGCCGACGCCACCGCCCGCCGCATTCCGCTGCAACGGCCCGGCGTCGACCGCGAATGCGGCCAGGCCGCCCTGTTCCTCGCCTCGCCGATGAGCAGCTACATCACCGGGACCATATTGCCGGTCGATGGCGGCAGCTGGGCCTCGTCCGGCTGGGTCCGCAATGCCGCCGGCCAATGGGTGCTGGTCGAACCGCATGGAGTATCCGACGCATGA
- a CDS encoding 3-hydroxybutyrate dehydrogenase: MSKSLAGKTALITGSTSGIGLAYAKALAGEGANVVINGFGDADGIEQERLGLEALSGAKALYSGHDLTKVDQIEAMMQEAATAFGGIDILINNAGMQHVAPVEEFPLDKWDLIIALNLNAAFHTTRLAIPYMKEKKWGRIIQTASAHSLVASPFKSAYVTAKHGLNGFTKTVALEVATFGITANCISPGYVWTPLVENQIPDTMKARNMTREQVMNDVLLAGQPTKQFVTAEQVAATALYLCSDAAAQITGANLSIDGGWTAQ, from the coding sequence ATGAGCAAGTCCCTCGCTGGCAAGACCGCCCTGATCACCGGTTCCACCTCGGGCATCGGCCTGGCCTATGCCAAGGCGCTGGCCGGCGAAGGCGCCAATGTCGTGATCAACGGCTTTGGCGACGCGGACGGAATCGAGCAGGAACGGCTCGGCCTTGAAGCCCTCTCGGGCGCCAAGGCGCTCTACAGCGGCCATGACCTGACCAAGGTCGACCAGATCGAGGCGATGATGCAGGAAGCAGCCACTGCCTTCGGCGGCATCGACATCCTCATCAACAATGCCGGCATGCAGCATGTCGCCCCGGTCGAGGAATTCCCGCTCGACAAATGGGATCTCATCATCGCGCTGAATCTCAACGCCGCCTTCCACACCACGCGCCTTGCCATTCCTTACATGAAGGAAAAGAAGTGGGGCCGGATCATCCAGACCGCCTCGGCCCATTCGCTGGTCGCCTCGCCCTTCAAGAGCGCATATGTAACCGCCAAGCACGGCCTCAACGGCTTCACCAAGACGGTCGCGCTGGAAGTCGCCACCTTCGGCATCACCGCCAACTGCATCTCGCCCGGCTATGTCTGGACCCCACTCGTGGAAAACCAGATTCCCGACACGATGAAGGCGCGGAACATGACCCGCGAGCAGGTGATGAACGACGTGCTGCTCGCCGGCCAGCCGACCAAGCAGTTCGTTACCGCCGAACAGGTCGCCGCCACGGCCCTCTACCTGTGCAGCGACGCCGCCGCCCAGATCACCGGCGCCAATCTCTCGATCGACGGCGGCTGGACCGCGCAATAA
- a CDS encoding DUF3734 domain-containing protein, translated as MADTESRLRRRATTPLPLPREVALLLQGGGALGSFQAGVYQRLDELGVDVSWVAGISIGAVNAAIIAGNPPHRRLSQLKKFWLTVSGGMPNMILPEIDHIREAAHLMAAGTVATLGVPGMFRPRLWPAPLMPEGSAGAISFYDSAPLKDTLDACVDWDLLNDGPVRLSIGAVDVESGNFAYWDTRGPGGNTRIDARHIMASGALPPGLPPVEIDGRWYWDGGIVSNTPLAHVLNHQTDDMLVFQVDLFPAEGPMPRQMTDVYSRMKDIQYSSRTRQVTDQYLRLRREHGAIKALLDKLPPELQDGPEAQKLRDMLDGGSVNIVHLIYRTRAWESGAKDFEFSRATMLDHWSQGREAVEEVMHKGDLIARNILDGKSATFDLDAPDHLKEKMA; from the coding sequence CTTCCAGGCCGGCGTCTATCAGCGGCTCGATGAGCTCGGGGTCGATGTCAGCTGGGTCGCGGGCATCTCGATCGGTGCGGTCAATGCCGCCATCATCGCCGGCAACCCGCCGCACCGTCGGCTCAGCCAGCTCAAGAAATTCTGGCTCACCGTCTCGGGCGGCATGCCCAACATGATCCTGCCGGAAATAGACCATATCCGCGAAGCCGCCCATCTGATGGCCGCCGGCACGGTCGCGACCCTGGGCGTGCCGGGCATGTTCCGCCCGCGCCTGTGGCCCGCGCCGCTGATGCCCGAAGGATCGGCCGGCGCGATCAGCTTCTATGACAGCGCGCCGCTCAAGGACACGCTCGACGCCTGCGTCGACTGGGATCTGCTCAATGACGGCCCGGTCCGCCTGTCCATCGGCGCGGTCGATGTCGAAAGCGGCAATTTCGCCTATTGGGACACGCGCGGCCCAGGCGGCAATACCCGCATCGACGCACGCCATATCATGGCCTCGGGCGCGCTGCCGCCCGGCCTGCCTCCGGTCGAGATCGATGGGCGCTGGTATTGGGATGGCGGCATCGTTTCCAACACCCCGCTCGCCCATGTGCTCAACCACCAGACCGACGACATGCTGGTGTTCCAGGTCGATCTCTTCCCGGCCGAAGGGCCGATGCCGCGGCAGATGACCGATGTCTATTCGCGCATGAAGGACATTCAGTATAGCAGCCGCACCCGCCAGGTGACCGACCAGTATCTGCGCCTGCGCCGCGAACATGGCGCGATCAAGGCGCTGCTCGACAAGTTGCCGCCCGAACTACAGGACGGGCCGGAGGCGCAGAAGCTGCGCGACATGCTCGATGGCGGCTCGGTCAATATCGTCCACCTCATCTACCGCACCCGCGCCTGGGAAAGCGGCGCGAAGGATTTCGAATTTTCCCGCGCGACCATGCTTGACCATTGGAGCCAGGGTCGCGAGGCGGTGGAAGAAGTGATGCACAAGGGCGACCTCATCGCCCGCAACATTCTCGACGGAAAGAGCGCGACCTTCGATCTCGACGCGCCGGATCATCTCAAGGAGAAAATGGCATGA